The bacterium DNA segment ACAATCCCGTAACATGCCATTTACCGCTTGGAATCATCGCTATTCACCTCCAATTGTTTATAACTGAGATCAGCGAAGCAAAAGCATTTTCTTAGTTGCTGCCACCGGGCGAGAATTTTGTCCATCTGGTAAATAAATCCATCGGTAGAGATAGACACCGCTGGATAAGCCATTGCCATCAAACCTGACTTGATGTCTGCCCGCCCGTAGTTCCCGAGCAACTAATGTTTCAACCTCCTGTCCTAAAAGATTAAGGACTTTCAAGATAATTTTGCCTGATGATGGTAATTCAAATTCAATGGTTGTAGAAGGATTAAAGGGATTTGGATAATTTTGATAAAGTCGGTACAACGATGGAACAACATCCTCTACCTGAGTGTCTATATCAGTGGTTTCCAACACACGGCGAATTCTGACTGCATCCGCGGTTACAACACCCTGACAAATGTCGTTAGAGACCAAGACGCTGGCTACTTTACCGGCTCGATAGTAGAAGCATCCCAGCACATTCCACAATCCACCATCAATCTGTTGATTAACACGCACCGTATCCACACCGAAATTATGCATGATAGAATAAGATACATCTTCAGCAAGAGAGTTTATACCAGCAGGCCATCTAACTGCGACTTCATAATAGCCATCCACTTCTATAAAATGCCACCATTGAGCACGATTTTCTCCACTACCGCAAGTCGAAACCAGATAATCAGGGCCTATATATCCTGAGCCATTAGTACATGTCGTCCAATTACCGTAAGTCTGAAAGTTTTGATCGCCATTATCGATTAATAAATGCGTCTCTTGTGGTGCGTAATCAAATTCGACTTGAGTAAAAGGCAAAATATTTCTATTCTCATCTTGAAGCACCTCTATAGTTAAACTGTACTGATAATTGGCAGTTAGTGGTGTGGTTGTTAAAGTAACAATTGAAGGGTCATTATCATTCAAAATAGCAGAGACAACATCTATGCTACCATCAACTGCATAACAGGAAATATTTTCGGCAGATTCTCTATCAAGATTACGGCTGAATTTTAGCTCCAGATGAAGGCTATCAGGAACATTCAAATCTAATAATTCAAACTCGGTGGAAACTACTAACCGTACTGCATCAGCCACTACGTTGCCGTTGGCGAAATTTGAAAGTTGAATACTAATCGGTGCATCGTAGGAAATAGTATCACTAATCAGAAAAACCCACGAGTCACTGTTTTGACGTTGATTGACAATTACGGATATTGTTTTAGTATCATTGGTTATTTTATAGCAGGCGTCAGTGGTATTACTGGAATCAGATATCCATCTGGCATAGATTGCATATTCGGCTGTCTTCATCAGTTTGGGATGCCAGGTTGCAATTACGGAATCGTCACCGGGTTCTGCAACTAAATAATTCCCCCGATATCCGCCGCTGTGTTGCTCCCAATTTCCACTGTATTGAAATTGGATAGAGGAACTATTATCAATGATAATATCATTATGAGGTAAATTGACCGGTTCGTTAAACAAATCATTTTTTAGAATTGTCAGAGTATTATTTGAGAGGTAACCGTAATACCACAGAGTTACGCCCTTGCATCCTTTTTCTCTCACCTGATTAATTTGAAATTGCAGTGAGGCATCATTCCGATAAACAATACCGGGATAGAGATAAAAATCGGGCGGTGCTAATTGCACAGCTTCTGCTAACTGATATGGAAAAGATGCATCATCCAGATAAAGCATCGGTTCAAGAGCATCCACATAGCCGCTATCCGCCCATATATCCCATCTTTGGAGATTATCATGATAGTAGAGCATATAAGGAGGCGCTACTGCTGCGGAAATGAATATAGCGGGATTAGTGTTTTTAGCTCGACGGTAAATCCGGTGAGCAATAGCGGTTATCTGTTCCTCTCGCCAGGTTATCCATTGTTGCCATTGCGGGTGATTATAATCGATATTGATGGGGTCCGTACCCCCTGTTTCAGTAGTATAGTGACTACGCGAAATATCAGAATATGAAAATTCGAGGGAAGGATAGCGTATGCGGTCGGTTTCAATTCCATCCAGATCTGGATACCTTTCAGCAATTTCACCAAATAAGTCTTCCATGAATTGAGCTACTTCGGGATGAGCCGGATCCAGCCAGTGGAAAACACCATTTTCGTTTTTCACATATCCCGAACCATTCTTTTTTATAGCTCTCCATCCAGGATGTTGAGTAAGAATTGGTCCGCAATCCGTAGTATCAGAACCACTCCAGTGAGCCATTAATCCATATTCAAACCAGGCTACTATTTCAAGCCCCCGCCGGTGTCCAATCTCGATGGCTTCCTGAAGCGGGTCTCTGCCGATGAACTCCGACCTTTGTCGGGGTCCACCAGCATTTGCAACGACATCACTGGGGTAGATTGTAGCGCCTTTATACTGCACATTTATCAACACTCTATTGAAATTAGACTGTGCCAATTTGTAAAAAGTTTGTTCCATGAGTTCGGGACCACTATAGATAACATCGCGGCTCATCCAGACACCGCGAGATTCCGGAATGGTTTCAGCATTAGCAATTAAAACTATTATAGATAAGACCAGGATTCCTATCAAAGGCAAAAGTAGATGTTTTTTCACTTTAGGGTACTCTATTTAATTAAAAGCATTTTTCTCATTTTTACATATTCGCCACACACCAATTTGTATAAATAAATACCCGAAGGGAGATCTTTAGCATCAAAATTTAGCTGATAGGCACCGGCATTCTGATAACTGTTCACCAGAACAGCAATTTGCTTACCTAAAACGTCGAACACCTTCAATTCAATCCAATCTCTCTTTGGTATTTCATAGGTAATAACTGTCCGGGCATTGAAAGGATTAGGATAATTAGGTTCTAACCTATAAACTTTAGCGATTTCTGAACTTGTGGATTCTATTCCCACATCGCCTCGTGTAAAAACAAATGCCTTTTTTACTTCCAGGTCTATCACATAGGCTATCTGCTCATCCGAACTGAGAGCTATATCAGACGGAGCAAGTAAGAGTGCACCATCAGGATCGGGGATGGAAGCACTATTTTTTCCGGGTAATTCCTCAAGTTCCATAGCAAAAGAACCCATAATCTGAAAAGCCTTAACCCAACGGCGTGTTGTGTCGGTTCCGCAAGCATATAGATTACCTGAGCGGTCAGTGGTAATACCATAAGGCGTCCAATATAACCAGGATAGGTCCGAAGCAACATCGGCTACCCGCTGTCCACTATATCCTATCGGTTCCGTTTGTGTTCCTCCTGTCCAAACCGCTATACCTCCATGGGCACCTGTAGAATCACTACTTCTTGACGTGTAAAATGGAGTGGTCGAATCATTGTAATCAGCACCGGGTATTACAGCAACATCACGAATTGGACTCAATCCCGTTCCATCATGACCGCCCGGTTCAACTGGATGCATATCAAGAGGCAGAATAGGCACCCAGCCGCCTCTAACAGTAGCAGTATCGGTAAAATTATAAACTCTAATAGAAGTCATATAAGATAATCCGCTGTAGATAAATTTGTCCTTTGTAGCGGAAAGTCCGAGTACCCAGGTTCCATAGCCTGATCCAGAAAAATCATTTCTATTATCAGGATTACCATCAAGGTATTCATACATAATTGCAGTTGATGGCCATGGAGTACCAGGTATTCTTGCCACAACATAAACCGAGTCGCCGATGGTAGTAATCCCACGGGTAGATTCAATATTCAAGTCAGATGAGAAATCCACAACCAGTGTAAATTCCGTATCATTTGGAGCAGCTTTAAATAGAGCATTTTTGGCAGTTGCGGAGATAGCAGAACTTGAGATAACCCAGAGGTTATTAAGACGATCGGTGGCGCATAGATAAGGTGAAATTAATGAGTCTGCTAATGGAAATTTAATATCTTGTCCGGGTTGATAAACCCAGGGCTCCTGAGCATGCAAAGAGATTGAAAAAAGGTTCAGTGATAACACTGCTAAAGTAAGTATAGTAGCAAATTTTTGCTTCACAACTATTTCCTCCTCTTTTTTGTTAATGTCAATTTTGTTTTATTTAAAAGTACTAATCTATCCCTGTGTCATACTTTAAAACGGATAGATTCTATTTACGGGCATTTCAAACCAATCATGCAAAACCATACCAATGGCTCCTTTCAGGACAGCTTCATCTTTTAGTTTGCTGGCACAAATCTGTACCGCCTCAGCGGGGGTATGAAGAATATCTTTATGTACATTTTGTTGCACCAGTTTTAAAAGCATTGGGCATTTCTCAATAATTTGTCCACAAAGAATAATCATTTCCGGATTCACAGTATTCAGCAAATTAATACATACTATCCCGATCAAAGCACCCATCTCTTCTAAAAGGCTACAGGCAAGTTTATCCCCTGATTCCGCTGCCTTGCCAATGCTATTAATTGTAATTGGGTTGTTCTTCGAAAGAGTTGATTCGTAACCTTTTTGAATAGCCCTTTCTGCGGCTTTAATCAAAACCGGTTCGGAAATAATTTCTCCAAAATCTCTTTGATTATCAAAAAGCAGGGAGAATTTCCTTTTAGACTTTAACCAATAGCCCAACTCATTGTATCCAATTTCGCCTGCGCTTCCTGTTATTCCCCGCATGAGTTTACCATCAATTACAATTCCTGCACCAATGCCTTCGCCAATCCACAGACAGACTAAATTATTAACATTTTTTCCACTTCCGTAAAAACGTTCACCAATACTGAGTGCTTTGACATCATTTTCTACGTATGTTGGAAATTCGAGGCGATTTTCAAAAATATCACGAATTGAAAAGTCGTCCCAACCCTGTAATGTGTCAGCGACTTTTAGACTACCTTTGTTATAGTCAATTAGGCCGGGAATTCCAATAGCAATGCCCCATTTTTTTGTATCATTTACCTCCGGTAGATTAAGAATATTCTCAATTTGATTAAATATTTTGTCAAGGATAAATTCGGTTAAACTACCAATGGGGTAAGTTATTTTATATTTTCTAATAATTTGAGAGTCAAGATTGGCTAAAGCAATGTTTGTAAAACTACGTTTAATTTCGATACCAATTACAGCACCTGCGAAGAAATTTAGTTTTAAGAGAATGGGTTTTTTCCCTCCTTTGAAAGAAGATTTACCCTTGCCAACCTCTTGTAGAAAACCATTCTCGATAAGGCGATAGGTAATCTCGGAAATGGTTGGTTTTGAAATTTTAGTTTTTTTAGAGATATCAATTCGTGAAATAGGTCCTTCCTCTTTGACAAGACGAAGAACTTTAAGTTCGTTGAATTCTTTGATAAGTTTGAAGTTGCTTTTTGGTGAATTAAACATTATATTTAGTATGTAATATTTACAAACTAAATTAAGAAATGATTCGTTTTATGTCAAGTTTTTTTTAATCCCACCAATACTGATGAAAAAAAAGTGACAACTATTTGATACACGAGGACAGCACAGAATGAGGATAGCAAAATATTCACCAAAAGATATCCTGGCTCTCGTGGTCTTAATGCACAGAACATCTTCGGGGATTAAAAACTATATTAAAAACAAAGGAATCAACATTATTATTAATAATACATTACGGTTACAAAATAAATCCGGATTGATACTTAGTCAATTTGATTCTGTTGATTGTAGCATATACATTTATAACCAGGCAATTTTAGAATTTTTAAAAGTAACAAATAAAAACCTGGCTTTAATGCCGGACATCTATAAATCGTGTCTTGCTCACGAGTTGTTTCATTATTTAGAATATGTGGGCGAGTTAAAAATATCGCATGAGACAACCACTTTATCATCTGAGACAGCAGCGAGGTATTTTTCGGAGTTAGTTACAGGTTTAAATCTTTCTGAGTAATAAAAATGGCGATATTCATAAAATATTACCTGCACCAGTACAAAATAGAAATTTTTATGAAAAATATCGTAAGAATTAAAGATGCCGGTTTTGACGGTATATTTTTTCCTGCTACAAAATCCGAGTGTCGATCTAATAAACATTCATCAAAAATTGAATTTTACCCTGTTTCTGAAATTATAGAAAAAGTTAGAGAAAAGGAATTAAAGGCAGGCATAATCTTACAATGTTTTCACAGCCCTCAACTCTGGTCAATAGATTCCTTTTCTCCTCCGGTTAATTTTGATGGCACGCCGTATGTTCCAGATTCGTGGTATCGTCCAACCTGCCCGAATAACCCCATGAGCAAGGAACGCTTTAAGAAGATATTGGATGAGATGTCCAGAATTGTTCCGCCGGATTATTTCTATCTTGATTTTTTTCGTTTCCCATTTTTCTGGGAACAAGAGCAACTTGAGGTACAGCACAAAGTGCCACCGTATTGTTATTGTTCTCATTGTTTTACCAGTTTTTCTTCATTAATAGGTACTCCTGTCTATTCAGTTTCCCAGATACTTGAAATGCTCCCTGAATGGTTAGAATGGCGGACAAACTCGATGATTGAATTGTTAAAAGACGCAAAGGAATTATTGCTAAATGAATCACAAATAATTATTGCCACCCTCCCTGTTTCCAGCGCACAACTGGTTTTTGTGACCGGACAATTCCCTCAGGGGTTAATAGACAAAGGGTGTTTAATATCTCCTCTGCTATATCATGCTATTAAAGAAAAAAATATTTCTTGGGTTGAGGAAATGCTGAATCAGTATCAGATCGATATGAAAGCAACTGATCTATTTCCGGGTTTTCAGATTACGGATAAGGAGGAGTTCAATTTGATCAAACAATGGCAAGATCGCTTTGCAGGAATAAATTTTTTCAACTGGAAGACATTTTGTGATTTAAATTAAGGAGAATAAGTGCTAACAGGTATAGCTATTCTGGTTGTACTTCTAATAATGATTGCGCTTATGTATGTGAAGAAGATATCTGCTCTTCTTGCACTGCCCATCATGGCTATTTTGTTTGCCGTAATTGCACAGGAACCTTTGGACTATATTTTAACAGAAGTACTTGAAAAAGGACCTATTCGACTCAGTTCTGCATATATAGCAGTTATATTTGGCGGCATATTGGCTACTTATGTTAGTGATATGAAAATTACCGACGGAATTATCAGGAGTGTTGCAGAACTTGCGGGTGATCGTCCATTTATTGTAGCATTAAGCTTGATGGTTGTTACTGCGCTCTTATTTACCACCCTGGGTGGCTTGGGGGCAGTAATTATGACCGGCTCTATTATTTTTCCTATCCTGCTTTCTCTTGGTACTCCTCCAATATTGGCAGCAGGTATAATGCTAATTGGTATAAGTGCGGGGGGAACGCTTAATATTGCTGGTTGGCAACTGTATATAGATTTTCTGGGTGTAACCCAACAGGATATAAAAAGTTTTGCGCTTTGCATTGCTCCTCTATATTTAATTACCGGCGTCGTTGTTTTGATACTGGGAATGTCAAACCGTAAATTGATGAAAGCATGGGCAATAGATATCCGAAAATTTCAAAAAAAGCCGGAGGAAAAACTTCACCCACTTGCATATTTATCCCCTCTCATCCCGCTTCTGGCAGTACTGATTTTTAATATTCCTATTATACCGGCGTTTATTCTGGGTATTATATATACTCTGGTTTCGACATGGAGAAAGGGAAGTATTAACTTGATGACGGGCTCCTTTTTTAAAGGGGCGGAATCCGTACTACCCGCAGTTTATCTTATGATCGGGATAGGAATGCTTTTAAATTCTGTTACACATCCCAACGTAATAGAATCACTGAGTCCATTTATGGAAATGATAATTCCGGGAAACCGTCTGATGTTTATTTTAGTATTTACGATTCTTGCTCCGCTGGCACTATATCGAGGTCCATTGAATATATGGGGAATGGGCAGTGGGCTTGCCGGGATTCTCCTTGCTACAAATACACTTTCTCCTAAAGCAATAATGGCAATTCTGATGTCTGTGGGGTGCATTCAAGGGGTCTGTGATCCGACAAACACACACAACGTATGGATAGCAAACTATTTAAGTGTAGATGTTCTTACTATTACCAAAAAACTGCTCCCGTTTATCTGGGTATTGGTGTTTTTTGCTCTTATAATTGCGGCTTTTAAATATGTCTAAAATCAAGGAAATACCTCTATGACAAATACCAGGTTTATTATTGCCATTATCTTATTAATTACAATATCCTCCTGTACACTGAAAAAGGAAAGAGATAAATATATTATCCTCTGGATTGATGCCACAGCAAATCTGGAAAACCTCAACTCACGAGACAAAGTGAAAGATATTTTACTGAAAACAAAAGAAACCGGAATAGATGCAGTGGCTGTTGGAATAAAGCCCTTAAGCGGGCACGTGCTTTATCCCAGTGAATTTGCACCCAGGCTAACTGAATGGCAAGGTAAACCTATTGATACTGATTTTGACCTCTTTGCAATAGTACGTGAAGAAGGGCTGAATCTAGGAATTGATATACATCTTCTCATAATGGTTTTTTCCGAAGGTCACAAGCTTTTTAAGACAGGTCCAATTTATTATCAGCATCCTGAATGGCAGACGCTCTGCTACGATATTGGATCAGATGAAACTGAACCCCGTTTGATTCCGATAACTGAGCTTCAACGTGGATTACTCACCCCCTCTATTGGGGCAGGATTCACAAATCCTGTTAATCCGGAAGTCCGGAAATATGAGCTGTCTGTTTTAAAAGAAGTGCTGGAGTATTATCACCCTGACAAGATAGTTTTTGATAGAATACGCTTTAACGGTTTGAACTCCGACTTCACCGATTTAACAAAAAAAGCGTTTGAAGAATTTATCGGAACGACTCTTAATAGATGGCCGGAAGACGTTTTCGAGTTGAAACGTTCCGGTGACAAAGCGGAAGTAATTAAGGGACGCTACTATGAAGACTGGTTATTTTTCCGCGCAAAAGTGATCCATGACTTTTTTCAAGAAGCAGTTGGGGTTATCAGAGAGCTTGATTCGAAAATTGTTATCGGTGACTACGTTGGGTCATGGTATCCAACATATTATACGTATGGGGTAAACTGGGGCAGCTTGAAGTATTTTCCTCCTTTTCAATGGGCAAGAGCGGATTACAACAAGACAGCTTATGCGGAAATGTTGGATTGGATTAGCGTTGGTTGTTACTTTCCTGATTTGACAAAATCAGAAGCAAAACAGGCAGGAGTACCTTTCTGGGAAAGCGTTGAAGGCGGAATGGAGGTCGCCAATGAGGCAATCGATGGCGCTATCCCGTTATACGGCGCTGTTTATGCAGAGAATTTTGCCGGTCAACCTGAGCGTTTTAAGACTGCAATGCAGATAATTTTAGAAAAAGGACAGGGCATAAAGATTTTCGACCTTAGCCAGATAATCGCTTACGACTGGTGGGATGAAATAGATGAAGTACTATCAAAATACAAAACAAAAGGTAAATATTGAAATCTCTTTCGTTTGCTGAAAATGATCTCCCTGTAAGCTATGAGGTAGATATAGCTGTTGTTGGGGGAGGCACTGCCGGCGCTGTCGCCGGCAGTGCAGCTGCACGTTCCGGGAAGAGGACACTCATTATAGAAAATCAGGGTTTTCTTGGGGGATCTCAGACAGGTGGACTTGTCGTTCCGCAGATGCCGGCGACTATTGATGGTAAATCACTGATTACCGGTTTAAACTCAAAAATTAATCGAAAGCTTGCCGAAACCGGTGATGCGGCAACATTTTCCGATGGAAATGACGGCTGGTTCAACCCGGAAGCATTAAAGTGCGTTCTGGAACAAATGTACCTGGGATATGGGGGCAAGGTTCTTTTCTATACTCGTTTTATTCAGCCTTTACTCAAGGAGGACAAGATTGAAAGTATTATCATTTTCAATCACAATGGGTTTAGTAAGGTCAATGCCCGTATGGTAATTGATGCCTCTGGCGACGCTGAAGTTGCTTTTTCTGCCGGAGCAGATTGCGCCGAAGGAGACAATAATGGAGTTCACCAGCCAATGTCCCTCCGATTTATTATGGGAAATGTAAACGTTGAAAGATTTTTGAGTTTTGCACGGGAAAATACTGACCTTCAAATAACTGAGTTGGACAATGGCTTTCAACTTTTTACCACTGCACATATCTGGGATAAAGGCTGGCGACTTGAGCCACTCTTTAGAAAAGCGGTAGATGAAGGTATTCTGGAGCATTCGGATGGCGACTACTTTCAGATTTTCTCTATTCCAGGACGTCCGGGAGAAATTGCTTTCAATTGTCCGCGTATTCCAATCGAATTAGACGGGACAAATGCCGAAGACCTCACATGTGTTCAAATAGATGGGAAAAAGGCTATACATCGTATTGTCTTTTTTTGCCAAAAATATTTACCGGGTTTTGAAAACGCTTTTATATCACAAATTGCGCCTTTTGTCGGTGTTCGGGAAACTCGAAGGATAAGAGGCGAATACTGTTTAACCGCAGACGATGTTCTCAATGCGGTAAAGTTTCCTGATGCAGTTGCTCGAAATAACTATCCCATTGATATACATAAATTAAGTCTCGCCGGTGTGGAATTGTTAAAATTGAAGTCAGGTAAATATTACGAAATTCCATACCGATGTTTAGTACCTTTAAAAATAGATAATTTACTTGTAGCAGGAAGATGTATATCAACTACTTTTGAAGCCCAGGGTTCTACTCGAATACAGCCTGTTTGTCGTGCATTAGGTGAAGCGGCCGGTGTTGCAGCCGCTATTTGCATTGATAAAAAGGTTGTTCCAAGACAGTTAGTCGGAACTGAATTGAGGAAAGTACTAATTGAATAAGGGGGGAATCTTTAGTGCAGTTTAAGGATTTAGAGATTAATGGAAGATAAACGAAAAATCAAGATAGGAATTGATGTTGGGGGAACTTTTACACATGCGGTTGCGATTGATGCAACATCCTTCAAAATCATAGGCGCCGAAAAGGTTCTTACTACTCACAATGCTAAAGATGGAGTGGCAGCTGGGATTGTACAGTCCCTGATGAATTTGCTCCGAAGTGCAGGGATTCAACCTGACGAAGTAGTACTTATTGCTCACAGCACCACCCAGGCAACCAATGCTCTTTTAGAGGGCGATGTTGCCGTTGTTGGTATAGTTGGTATTGGGTCCGGGTTTATTAAAAGACGGGTAAAAAACGAAACGTTTTTGAAAATAATCGAACTTGCTCCGGGAAAATATTTACAAACCTGCTATAGATTTATCGATGCTTCCGGAGGAATAAGCGTTGAAATAGTTCGAGATGCAATTGAGGATTTAATCAATAGAGGTGCAGAAGTTATTGTTGCCTCAGATGCTTTTAGTGTTGATGATCCTGCCTATGAAATGTTGGTTCTTGCCGTAGCGGCTGAAATGGGAGTCCTTGCTACCGCAGCTTGCCAGATATCCCGCTTATATGGATTGCGTGTCCGCACAAGAACAGCTGTTATAAATGCCTGTATGCTCCCAATAATGTTAAAAACTGCTGAAATGACTGAAAGAAGTGTGAAAAAAGCTGGAATTAAGGCTCCATTAATGGTTATGCGAAGTGATGGCGGCATTATGAATATCAACGAAGTTCGAAAACGGCCGATACTTACAATGCTAAGTGGACCGGCAGCAGGAGTGGCAGCGGCATTAATGTACACTCGAGTTTCTGACGGTATATTTATAGAGGTAGGGGGCACCAGCACCGATATAACTGCTATTCAAAATGGCAGGGCAAAGATACGCTCTGCAGAAGTTGGTGGACATCGACTATATATTAGTACCCTGGATGTCAGAACACTCGGTATAGCCGGCGGCTCGATGCCACGTATTAGTGACGGGAAGGTTATCGATATTGGTCCAAGAAGCGCCCACATCTCTAATATGGAATATGCCTCTTTTTCTCAACTGAATTCGGGGTTTGAAGTTGATTATATTCAACCCAAGACAGGAGACCCTTCTGATTATTTGTGTTTTCGCGGAGACGATGGTAAAAAAGTCACCCTTACAACTACATGCGCGGCAAATTTATTAGGTTATATCCCTGATGATGATTATGCAAAAGGAAATAGAGAGAGTGTAGAAAAAGCCTTTCAAATTGCTTCTGAACATGCAAAAATCCGACCGGAAAAACTCGCACGGGATATGCTAACTATCGGGGTACGAAAAATAGAAAAAACGGTACGAAAACTTATTGAAGACTATGAACTAAACTCTGATCTTCTAACTCTCGTTGGCGGCGGCGGGGGAGCCTCGGCAATTGTTCCAATGACTGCGGAATTAATGAACTGTAATTACGAAATTGCAGAGAATAACGCTGTTATATCTGCAATTGGTGTTGCGCTGGCTATGGTTAAGGATACTATTGAACGGACAGTGGTTAAGCCAGGGGAAGAAGATATATTATCTATTAGATGCGAAGTAGAAAAATCGTTATTGTCTATGGGCGCAGCTCCTGAGACAATTGAGACGTTCGTGGAGATAGATAGCAGAAAAAATATTCTTAGAGCCACTGCTATTGGTTCAACTGAGATAAGTGATTACGGTTTGGAGAAAAAATATTTATCAACAGCTGAACTAATACAAATTGCTGCCCACTCAATGAAATGCCCTGTTGAAAGTGTGAGTTCTTTTATAGAGACCTCTCGCGGCTTACATCTTTTTTACACAGATTATATACATAAGAGATTAGGACCCATTTTTAAAGAACACCGCACTAAGGTCAGAATAATTACAGGTGATGGAGTAGTACGGTGGGCTCATAACCATTGCGCTTATGATTGCGGGAAGATGCATGATGTGG contains these protein-coding regions:
- a CDS encoding family 10 glycosylhydrolase encodes the protein MKKHLLLPLIGILVLSIIVLIANAETIPESRGVWMSRDVIYSGPELMEQTFYKLAQSNFNRVLINVQYKGATIYPSDVVANAGGPRQRSEFIGRDPLQEAIEIGHRRGLEIVAWFEYGLMAHWSGSDTTDCGPILTQHPGWRAIKKNGSGYVKNENGVFHWLDPAHPEVAQFMEDLFGEIAERYPDLDGIETDRIRYPSLEFSYSDISRSHYTTETGGTDPINIDYNHPQWQQWITWREEQITAIAHRIYRRAKNTNPAIFISAAVAPPYMLYYHDNLQRWDIWADSGYVDALEPMLYLDDASFPYQLAEAVQLAPPDFYLYPGIVYRNDASLQFQINQVREKGCKGVTLWYYGYLSNNTLTILKNDLFNEPVNLPHNDIIIDNSSSIQFQYSGNWEQHSGGYRGNYLVAEPGDDSVIATWHPKLMKTAEYAIYARWISDSSNTTDACYKITNDTKTISVIVNQRQNSDSWVFLISDTISYDAPISIQLSNFANGNVVADAVRLVVSTEFELLDLNVPDSLHLELKFSRNLDRESAENISCYAVDGSIDVVSAILNDNDPSIVTLTTTPLTANYQYSLTIEVLQDENRNILPFTQVEFDYAPQETHLLIDNGDQNFQTYGNWTTCTNGSGYIGPDYLVSTCGSGENRAQWWHFIEVDGYYEVAVRWPAGINSLAEDVSYSIMHNFGVDTVRVNQQIDGGLWNVLGCFYYRAGKVASVLVSNDICQGVVTADAVRIRRVLETTDIDTQVEDVVPSLYRLYQNYPNPFNPSTTIEFELPSSGKIILKVLNLLGQEVETLVARELRAGRHQVRFDGNGLSSGVYLYRWIYLPDGQNSRPVAATKKMLLLR
- a CDS encoding T9SS type A sorting domain-containing protein, producing the protein MKQKFATILTLAVLSLNLFSISLHAQEPWVYQPGQDIKFPLADSLISPYLCATDRLNNLWVISSSAISATAKNALFKAAPNDTEFTLVVDFSSDLNIESTRGITTIGDSVYVVARIPGTPWPSTAIMYEYLDGNPDNRNDFSGSGYGTWVLGLSATKDKFIYSGLSYMTSIRVYNFTDTATVRGGWVPILPLDMHPVEPGGHDGTGLSPIRDVAVIPGADYNDSTTPFYTSRSSDSTGAHGGIAVWTGGTQTEPIGYSGQRVADVASDLSWLYWTPYGITTDRSGNLYACGTDTTRRWVKAFQIMGSFAMELEELPGKNSASIPDPDGALLLAPSDIALSSDEQIAYVIDLEVKKAFVFTRGDVGIESTSSEIAKVYRLEPNYPNPFNARTVITYEIPKRDWIELKVFDVLGKQIAVLVNSYQNAGAYQLNFDAKDLPSGIYLYKLVCGEYVKMRKMLLIK
- a CDS encoding ROK family protein, yielding MFNSPKSNFKLIKEFNELKVLRLVKEEGPISRIDISKKTKISKPTISEITYRLIENGFLQEVGKGKSSFKGGKKPILLKLNFFAGAVIGIEIKRSFTNIALANLDSQIIRKYKITYPIGSLTEFILDKIFNQIENILNLPEVNDTKKWGIAIGIPGLIDYNKGSLKVADTLQGWDDFSIRDIFENRLEFPTYVENDVKALSIGERFYGSGKNVNNLVCLWIGEGIGAGIVIDGKLMRGITGSAGEIGYNELGYWLKSKRKFSLLFDNQRDFGEIISEPVLIKAAERAIQKGYESTLSKNNPITINSIGKAAESGDKLACSLLEEMGALIGIVCINLLNTVNPEMIILCGQIIEKCPMLLKLVQQNVHKDILHTPAEAVQICASKLKDEAVLKGAIGMVLHDWFEMPVNRIYPF
- a CDS encoding FAD-dependent oxidoreductase; translated protein: MKSLSFAENDLPVSYEVDIAVVGGGTAGAVAGSAAARSGKRTLIIENQGFLGGSQTGGLVVPQMPATIDGKSLITGLNSKINRKLAETGDAATFSDGNDGWFNPEALKCVLEQMYLGYGGKVLFYTRFIQPLLKEDKIESIIIFNHNGFSKVNARMVIDASGDAEVAFSAGADCAEGDNNGVHQPMSLRFIMGNVNVERFLSFARENTDLQITELDNGFQLFTTAHIWDKGWRLEPLFRKAVDEGILEHSDGDYFQIFSIPGRPGEIAFNCPRIPIELDGTNAEDLTCVQIDGKKAIHRIVFFCQKYLPGFENAFISQIAPFVGVRETRRIRGEYCLTADDVLNAVKFPDAVARNNYPIDIHKLSLAGVELLKLKSGKYYEIPYRCLVPLKIDNLLVAGRCISTTFEAQGSTRIQPVCRALGEAAGVAAAICIDKKVVPRQLVGTELRKVLIE